Proteins from a genomic interval of Scomber scombrus chromosome 11, fScoSco1.1, whole genome shotgun sequence:
- the LOC133990804 gene encoding probable serine/threonine-protein kinase roco7, whose amino-acid sequence MSSPGSSFVQIKHEDLLFYENCGGGSFGSVYRAVWISQDKEVAVKKLLKIDKEAEILSVLSHKNIIQFYGAVLESPNYGIVTEYASGGSLYEYLSSEQSEEMDMEQIMTWAIQIAKGIHYLHAEAPVKVIHRDLKSRNVVMTADKVLKICDFGASKFLTHTTHMTVVGTFPWMAPEVIQSLPVSETCDTYSYGVVLWEMLTREVPFKGFEGLQVAWLVVEKQERLTIPTSCPASFAELMRKCWQADPKERPQFKQVMVTLETMANDSRLPDQCNSFLHNKDQWRCEIESTLERLRKLERELYSKEKELEERERRLKLWEERLMERSNMTPSPTSLLMERSNISPFFTPMSIGSSGSFFRSHSTDSNSATVSSAGVSSLLRTLSNGESERGSSTVLDRGMGSLDSGRLHAMLRGLQGRFGDDDEEEDGTLEEKGWGQRERDSDSGSMEGGRVQVTLRSFPGGVVEREERTWEEGDRERGGMQRSRVTTIVRGFSGGFGEAEGEREKEGGWEIEKVGDRLDERGMERGMDGGMGGMFKGLHGSLGSLGDMLSLDIDEMGDMERLGDMDMNMNMGDLGVMKVVGHGVGHGVRSEVGVRGRRSDMGVVVQGVRGDVSEAVSQKMRGEMGVMGQSGVQVSMRASSNQNSVKSCSVRHGTKINMATAAMDMMELDWSDSD is encoded by the exons ATGTCGTCCCCCGGCTCGTCGTTTGTGCAGATAAAGCATGAGGACCTGCTCTTCTATGAGAACTGTGGAGGAGGCAGCTTTGGGAGCGTCTATAGGGCAGTCTGGATATCCCAGGACAAGGAAGTGGCTGTGAAAAAGCTTTTGAAGATTGACAAAGAG GCTGAGATTCTCAGTGTCCTGAGTCATAAGAACATCATTCAGTTTTATGGAGCCGTGCTGGAATCTCCCAACTATGGCATTGTCACAG aatATGCTAGTGGAGGGTCTCTATATGAGTACCTTTCCAGTGAGCAGAGTGAGGAGATGGACATGGAGCAGATCATGACATGGGCCATACAGATAGCcaaag GGATTCATTACCTCCACGCAGAAGCTCCAGTCAAAGTCATCCACAGAGACCTCAAGTCACGGAATG TGGTCATGACTGCAGACAAAGTGCTGAAG ATTTGTGACTTTGGGGCTTCCAAGTTCTTGACCCATACCACCCACATGACGGTGGTGGGCACTTTCCCCTGGATGGCTCCTGAAGTCATACAGAGCCTGCCTGTCTCAGAGACTTGTGACACCTACTCCTATGGTGTG GTGCTGTGGGAGATGCTGACTCGGGAAGTTCCTTTCAAAGGTTTTGAAGGGCTGCAGGTTGCGTGGCTGGTGGTGGAAAAAcaagag AGGCTGACTATCCCCACCAGCTGTCCAGCAAGTTTTGCAGAGCTGATGAGGAAATGTTGGCAAGCAGACCCAAAG GAGCGTCCGCAGTTTAAGCAGGTGATGGTAACCCTGGAGACCATGGCCAACGACAGCAGGCTACCGGACCAGTGTAACTCCTtcctacacaacaaggatcagtggag GTGTGAAATAGAGTCGACCCTGGAGCGCCTTCGGAAGCTGGAGAGGGAGCTTTACTCCAAGGAGAAGGAGctggaagagagggagaggaggctCAAACTGTGGGAGGAGAGGCTGATGGAGAGGTCCAACATGACTCCCAGTCCAACCTCCCTACTCATGGAGCGCTCAAACATCTCACCA TTCTTCACACCGATGTCCATTGGTTCCTCCGGTTCTTTCTTCCGCTCACACTCTACGGACTCCAACAGTGCAACAGTCAGCAGTGCTGGTGTCAGCTCTCTTCTCCGCACTCTCAGCAACGGAGAATCTGAAAGGGGAAGCAGTACAGTGCTGGACAGGGGGATGGGCTCTCTTGACAGCGGGAGGCTGCACGCCATGCTCCGAGGGTTGCAGGGGAGGTTCGGAGACGATGACGAGGAAGAAGATGGAACCCTGGAGGAGAAAGGTTGggggcagagggagagagatagtgACAGTGGGAgtatggagggaggaagggtgcAGGTGACACTCAGGAGCTTCCCAGGTGGTGTggtggagagggaggagaggacgTGGGAGGagggggacagagagagaggagggatgcAGAGGAGCAGGGTGACCACCATAGTCCGAGGCTTCTCGGGTGGGTTCGGAGAGGctgagggggagagggagaaagagggaggatgGGAGATTGAAAAAGTTGGGGACAGGCTAGatgagagagggatggagagagggatggaCGGAGGGATGGGGGGGATGTTCAAGGGTCTGCATGGGAGTTTGGGCAGCTTGGGGGACATGCTGTCCTTAGACATAGATGAGATGGGGGATATGGAGAGACTAGGTGACATggacatgaacatgaacatgggTGACCTGGGGGTCATGAAGGTAGTAGGGCACGGTGTAGGTCATGGTGTCAGGAGTGAGGTGGGGGTCAGGGGCCGCAGGAGTGACATGGGAGTTGTAGTCCAGGGAGTCAGAGGTGACGTCAGTGAGGCCGTGAGCCAAAAGATGAGAGGTGAAATGGGCGTCATGGGTCAGTCAGGGGTGCAGGTGAGCATGCGGGCTTCGTCCAATCAGAACTCTGTGAAGAGCTGCAGTGTGCGACATGGAACCAAAATCAACATGGCTACTGCGGCCATGGACATGATGGAGCTCGATTGGTCTGACAGCGACTAG